GCGTTGTAGATATACTCAGAAGCAAAGTGGTTTTTGATCACTTTATCTTCAACGATACCCATGCCGGATTCGGCAACGGCCATTTTAGCGAGAGGGATTCGAGCATCTGCAGCAGCCAGAGCGGCCGCGCGGAAGATTTTATCAACCTGTTCTTGGGTGAAATTGGCATATTCACGCTGGGCTTTTTTCACGCGCTCGACGAGGGCGTTCAGTTCAGCGATATTGGTAACAGCCATAATGCTCTCCTGATAATGTTTAAACTCTTTTAGTAAACCAGCGCTCGATACGTCACACAGTATAGTCAGAGCCGTTCATGCTTGCGTAACACACAATAAAACAAAGGGTTACTGACCGCCTGAACGCACTAATTTACTAAAAGAGCCTTACCTTAGCATCATCCCTTTTTGATAGGTGATATCCCTGGGGGCGTAATCAAGATTACTCACTTCTGAGTACGAAAATCATGATCTGCGTCAATTTTTCCCTAAGCTGATACCTTTCAGCAGGGGTATTTTGTCGACATTATTCTACTGTTAAATAATTAAGTAACTATTGAAAGCGAAGCTATCATAGATAATACAAATAATTAACATTATGAAATGCTACTATTTTGCCGCAGATTTCTGATGAAGAATGCGTATAAAAAGCGTATCTTCAGCGCGGTTTTATCAGGATCCCTTTTCAGCCCAGGCTATGCGCATTAGCGGAGCACCACGTGATTCAAACGCTCTTTGATTTCCCTACATATTTTAAGTTTTTTATTGGTTTGTTTGCCCTCGTGAACCCGGTGGGGATCATTCCTGTCTTCATTAGCATGACCAGCTACCAGACGGCGGCCGCCAGAAATAAGACTAACCTCACTGCAAACCTGTCGGTTGCCATTATTTTGCTGACCTCCCTTTATCTGGGAGACGCCATTCTGCAGCTGTTTGGTATCTCGATTGATTCCTTCAGAATTGCAGGCGGGATCCTGGTCGTTACCATCGCCATGTCGATGATCAGCGGTAAGCTCGGTGAAGATAAGCAGAATAAACAGGAGAAGTCAGAGACCGCTATCCGCGAAAGCATCGGCGTGGTGCCGCTGGCGCTGCCTTTGATGGCCGGACCGGGCGCGATCAGCTCAACGATCGTGTGGGGTACGCGCTACCACAACGTGATGCACCTGATTGGGTTTTCGGTGGCGATAGCCCTGTTTGCGCTTTGCTGCTGGGGCGTATTCCGTATGGCACCGTGGCTGGTTCGTTTACTGGGTCAGACGGGCATTAACGTCATAACGCGTATTATGGGTCTTTTGCTGATGGCGCTGGGCATTGAGTTTATCGTCACCGGCATTAAAAGCATTTTCCCCGGATTGTTGCATTAACAGTTTCATATGAAAGAACGGTGCCGGTGGCACCGTTTTTTTACATCGTTATCAGTAAAAAATATAAATAAAGTTGAAATGCGCACACGTCATAATAAATTCTACTAATAATCCCCGCTTTATACATTTCAATGAGTTAGATGTTGACTCTCATCACCTCTGCACATAAATCCTGCAATCGATCTGTTATTTTTCTCACATGATACTCTGGGGCTTGCTGAGAGATAACCGAAATGATATTAGTAATTTCAACGTTCCCCCAGAGGAATGTGCTAAATAATAATCAATTGTTAATTTTTTGTACAAAACCAGTCGAACGAAGCGCAGCGACGCGCTCGCAGAAGTATATTTCTGTATCGTATTGAATAGCAGGGCGTTTCCCTGATGTTTGATCTCAGGCAAGGCAGCCCCCTAAAAGACGGTCTCTACCGTAAAAGAGAATTGCTTAACAAATTTGCAAAATGTATTGGCGAGAGCTGACGCCATTTGGTACTTTCCGGCCTTATATTTTGCAGCTGTAAACAAGTAGATGAGAATTATTTTCATATAGTTTTCTTCTCAGATATCTCAGGCACGTCGCGGACAGGGCGGCGTACCCGGAATCGACGCAAGACCGCCACACGAGCGGTCAGTAATAAAGAAGTCGGTGATAGCAAGAAGTAAAAAAAAGAACCTGACAGCAGCAAAAAAAACTCCTGCGCTGTACAGGCCCCAGAAGGGGATTACACAACTGGCGAAGGCCGGTCATTATAATGAGTGGAGTACCAACACAATGTCCATCATCACAAAAAAAAGTCTGGTCGCGGCGGGAATTTTAACTGCGCTAATCGCGGGCAACGCTGCAATGGCTGCAGACGTGCCGGCAGGGGTTCAACTGGCTGAGAAGCAAACGCTGGTTCGTAATAACGGCGCTGAAGTTCAGTCTCTCGATCCGCACAAAATCGAAGGTGTTCCTGAGTCAAACGTAAACCGCGACCTGTTTGAAGGTCTGCTGGTGACCGACGTTGACGGCCACCCGGCTCCGGGTGTTGCTGAAAAATGGGAAAATAAAGATTTCAAAGTCTGGACCTTCCATCTGCGTAAAGATGCAAAATGGTCTGACGGTACACCGGTAACCGCTGAAGATTTCGTTTATAGCTGGCAGCGTCTGGCAAATCCTAATACCGCCTCTCCGTATGCGAGCTATCTGCAGTATGGTCACATCGCCAATATTGATGACATCATCACGGGTAAAAAACCGGTGACTGACCTCGGCGTAAAAGCCATTGATGCAAACACATTTGAAGTGACGTTGAGCGAGCCTGTTCCGTACTTCTACAAATTGCTGGTTCACCCGTCCGTTTCCCCGGTTCCAAAAGCGGCCATCGAGAAGTTTGGTGAAAAATGGACCCAGCCTGCGAATATCGTCACCAACGGCGCTTATAAGCTGAAAGACTGGGTGGTCAACGAACGTTTGGTGCTGGAGCGTAACACCAACTACTGGGATAACGCGAAGACCGTCATTAACCAGGTGACCTATCTGCCAATCGCTTCTGAAGTGACGGACGTTAACCGCTACCGCAGCGGTGAAATCGATATGACCTATAACAACATGCCGATTGAACTGTTCCAGAAGCTGAAAAAAGAAATTCCGAAAGAAGTACATGTCGATCCTTACCTCTGCACTTACTACTATGAAATTAACAACCAGAAAGCACCGTTTACCGACGTGCGCGTTCGTACCGCACTAAAGCTGGCGCTGGACCGCGATATCATTGTTAACAAAGTGAAGAACCAGGGCGACCTGCCAGCATACAGCTACACCCCTCCATACACCGATGGCGCGAAACTGACCGAGCCAGAGTGGTTCAAAATGACGCAGGAACAGCGTAACGCCGAAGCGAAAAAACTGCTGGCTGAAGCCGGGTATACCGCTGACAAGCCGCTGACCTTCAGCCTGCTGTACAACACCTCGGATCTGCATAAAAAACTGGCTATCGCCGTCGCATCCATCTGGAAGAAGAACCTGGGCGCAAACGTGAAGCTGGAAAATCAGGAGTGGAAGACCTTCCTCGACACGCGTCATCAGGGCACCTTTGACGTTGCGCGCGCAGGCTGGTGTGCGGACTATAACGAACCGACGTCCTTCCTGAATACCATGCTGAGCGACAGCTCCAACAACACCGCGCACTATAAGAGCCCGGCGTTTGACAAGCTGATTGGCGATACGCTGAAAACCACTGACGACGCGCAGCGCGCTGAACTCTATTCAAAAGCGGAGCAGCAGTTGGATAAAGATTCCGCGATTGTGCCGGTTTACTACTACGTGAACGCCCGTCTGGTTAAGCCATGGGTTGGGGGTTACACAGGTAAAGACCCGATGGATAATATCTCTGTCAAAAACTTGTATATTATCAAGCATTAATGGCAATGAGTGGGGCGGGTATACTCGCCCCACGGTGTCTAATCATCATCACATAAAGGCACACGCCAGAAGGTACGGGCAATGTTGAAATTTATCCTGCGTCGCTGTTTAGAAGCGATTCCAACGCTATTTATTCTTATTACAATTTCCTTCTTTATGATGCGTTTGGCCCCGGGCAGTCCTTTTACCGGTGAGCGCACGCTGCCGCCAGAAGTCATGGCCAACATCGAAGCGAAATATCATTTAAACGATCCTATCACCACCCAATACTTCAATTATCTGAAGCAGCTGGCGCACGGGGATTTTGGGCCGTCATTCAAATACAAAGACTATTCCGTTAACGACCTGGTGGCCTCCAGCTTCCCGGTATCGGCGAAATTAGGCGCGGCGGCATTTATTCTGGCCGTGGTTCTCGGCGTAACGGCGGGCGTTATCGCCGCGTTGAAACAAAATACCCGATGGGATTACGCCGTGATGGGGGTGGCAATGACCGGGGTGGTCATACCCAGCTTCGTTGTCGCGCCATTACTGGTCATGATATTCGCGATCACGCTGAAATGGCTGCCCGGGGGCGGCTGGAACGGTGGGGCAATACAATTTATGATTTTGCCGATGGTGGCGCTCTCGCTGGCCTACATCGCCAGCATCGCGCGTATCACCCGTGGTTCGATGATTGAAGTATTGCACTCAAACTTCATCCGTACCGCGCGCGCAAAAGGGCTGCCGATGCGCCGTATCATCTTCCGCCATGCGCTTAAACCTGCGCTGTTACCGGTGCTGTCGTACATGGGTCCGGCCTTCGTGGGGATCATCACCGGTTCAATGGTTATAGAAACCATTTATGGCTTGCCGGGTATTGGTCAGCTGTTTGTTAACGGTGCACTTAACCGTGACTATTCACTCGTTCTCAGCCTCACCATCCTTGTGGGGGCACTGACCATTCTCTTTAACGCCGTTGTCGATGTGCTGTATGCCGTTATCGACCCGAAAATCCGTTACTAACTGGAGCTCGCCATGATGTTGAGTAAGAAAAACAGCGAGGCGCTGGAAAACTTCAGTGAAAAACTGGAAGTCGAAGGTCGTAGCCTCTGGCAGGACGCCCGGCGGCGTTTTATGCATAACCGTGCAGCGGTTGCCAGCCTGATTGTGCTGGTGATTATTGCGCTGTTTGTCACCCTGGCACCCATGCTGTCGCAGTTCAGCTATTTCGATACTGACTGGGGCATGATGTCGAGCGCGCCGGATATGGAATCCGGCCACTATTTCGGTACCGACTCCTCAGGGCGTGACCTGCTGGTCCGCGTGGCTATCGGTGGGCGCATTTCGCTGATGGTCGGGATCGCCGCCGCGCTGGTGGCCGTGATCCTGGGCACGCTTTACGGTTCGCTTTCCGGCTACCTGGGCGGCAAAGTGGATTCCGTAATGATGCGTCTGCTTGAGATCCTTAACTCCTTCCCGTTCATGTTCTTCGTTATTCTGCTGGTGACCTTCTTTGGTCAAAATATCCTGCTGATCTTCGTGGCCATTGGGATGGTCTCCTGGCTGGATATGGCGCGTATAGTGCGTGGGCAAACGCTTAGCCTGAAGCGAAAAGAGTTTATCGAAGCCGCCCAGGTGGGTGGGGTTTCCACCGGGAACATCGTGGTTCGCCACATCGTTCCAAACGTGCTGGGCGTCGTTGTGGTCTATGCCTCGCTGCTGGTGCCAAGCATGATCCTGTTTGAATCTTTCCTGAGCTTCCTGGGGCTGGGTACACAAGAGCCACTGAGCAGCTGGGGCGCGCTGCTGAGCGATGGGGCAAACTCAATGGAAGTCTCTCCATGGCTGCTGCTGTATCCGGCGGGCTTCCTGGTTGTCACCCTGTTCTGTTTCAACTTTATCGGCGATGGCCTGCGTGATGCCCTCGACCCGAAAGACCGTTAAGGAGCGCCGTCATGACAATTATTGAAACGGCATCTATGCCGCAGGCGCAACAACAGGAAAGCATTCTGCTGGACGTCAAAGATCTCCGCGTGACGTTTAACACGCCAGACGGCGATGTTACCGCCGTTAACGATCTGAACTTCAGCCTGCGGGCCGGTGAAACCCTCGGTATTGTGGGCGAGTCCGGTTCAGGTAAATCGCAAACGGCGTTTGCGCTGATGGGCCTGCTGGCGCAAAACGGGCGTATCGGGGGATCTGCCACCTTCAACGGAAAAGAGATCCTCAACCTGCCGGAGCAACAGCTGAACACGCTGCGCGCCGAGCAAATCTCAATGATTTTTCAGGACCCGATGACCTCCCTGAACCCGTATATGCGCGTGGGTGAACAGCTGATGGAAGTGCTGATGCTGCATAAAGGGCTGGGTAAAGCGGAAGCGTTTGAAGAGTCCGTAAAAATGCTCGATGCGGTAAAAATGCCGGAAGCGCGCAAGCGTATGCGCATGTTCCCGCACGAGTTCTCTGGCGGCATGCGCCAGCGCGTGATGATCGCCATGGCGCTGCTGTGCAGGCCCAAGCTGCTGATTGCCGATGAGCCCACTACCGCGCTGGACGTGACCGTTCAGGCGCAGATCATGACTCTGTTGAATGAGCTTAAGCGTGAATTTAACACCGCCATTATCATGATCACCCACGACTTGGGCGTCGTCGCGGGCATCTGCGATAAAGTGCTGGTGATGTACGCAGGGCGTACCATGGAGTACGGCAAGGCGCGAGACGTGTTCTACCAGCCAGCCCATCCGTATTCGATTGGCCTGCTGAACGCCGTTCCGCGTCTTGATGCGGAAGGGGAGTCTCTGCTGACCATTCCAGGCAACCCGCCGAACCTGCTGCGTTTACCGAAAGGTTGTCCGTTCCAGCCGCGCTGCCCGCACGCGATGGAAATCTGTAACAGCGCGCCGCCGCTGGAAGCGTTTGCCCCGGGCCGACTGCGCGCCTGCTATAAGCCGCTGGAGGAGCTGGTATGAACGCCATAGATGAAAAAAGAAACGTGCTGCTCGAAATTGCCGATCTCAAGGTTCATTTCGATATCAAAGATGGCAAACAGTGGTTCTGGCAGCCCTCTAAAACCCTTAAGGCGGTTGATGGCGTAACGCTTCGTCTGTACGAAGGGGAGACGCTGGGCGTGGTGGGTGAGTCCGGCTGCGGCAAATCCACCTTTGCGCGCGCGATTATCGGCCTGGTGAAAGCGACCGACGGCAAAGTAGCGTGGCTGGGCAAAGATCTGCTGGGCATGAAGCCGGATGAATGGCGCGCGGTACGCAGCGACATCCAGATGATTTTCCAGGATCCGCTGGCATCGCTGAACCCGCGTATGACCATCGGGGAGATCATCGCCGAGCCGCTGCGTACATACCATCCTAAGATGTCTCGTCAGGAAGCGCGCGACCGCGTCAAGGCGATGATGATGAAGGTGGGTCTGCTGCCTAACCTCATCAACCGCTATCCGCACGAGTTCTCCGGCGGCCAGTGCCAGCGTATCGGCATTGCGCGTGCGCTGATCCTCGAGCCGAAGCTGATTATCTGCGATGAGCCTGTCTCCGCGCTGGACGTGTCCATCCAGGCGCAGGTGGTGAACCTGCTGCAAAAGCTGCAGCGTGAAATGGGCCTGTCGCTGATTTTCATCGCGCATGACCTGGCGGTCGTGAAGCACATCTCCGACCGCGTTCTGGTGATGTACCTGGGTCACGCCGTTGAGCTAGGCACGTACGATGAGGTGTACCATAACCCGTTGCACCCGTACACCAAAGCGCTGATGTCCGCGGTGCCTGTTCCGGATCCCGATCTGGAAAAGAATAAAACCATCCAGCTTCTGGAGGGTGAACTGCCGTCGCCCATTAACCCGCCATCGGGCTGCGTTTTCCGTACGCGCTGTCCTATTGCCGGGCCGGAATGTGCAAAAACGAGACCGGTTCTGGAAGGCAGTTTCCGACATGCGGTTTCCTGCCTGAAAGTAGACCCGTTATAATCGCAAGGGCTGACATGATGTCAGCCCTTATTATTTGCGAGGTTAATGTGTCGCGATTATTCACGTCGGCCCGTCAGCGGCTGTATCACCTGTTATTCGATCCCCATACAGTGTCCGGGCGGCGCTTTGAGGGGCTGTGCGGATTATTTGCGCTGATAAGCGTGATCATTATCTTTGTCGAATCCGGCGCCGGAACGCAATATCACCTGACCTTTGATGAATGGCATGTCTTTGTGTGGCTGGAACTGATCGTTACCCTGGTCTTTACCCTTGAGTTTATTTTACGCGTCGCCTGCTGGCCTAATCCGGCAAAATACGTTTTCAGCTTCTGGGGCTTTATTGATTTAGCCACCATCCTGCCGCTGTACGTTATGTGGCTTTGGCCGGAAATCAGCCTGAACTATGTGTTTGCCTGGCGAGCCATGCGCGCCATTCGTGTGCTGCGCATTTTAAAACTGCTGCGGTTTATGCCGTCGCTGAGGGTATTTTGGGTGGCGATCGTCAGCGCGCGACATCAGCTTATTCTCTTTTATTCGTTTATCGCGATTGTGATGATTGTCTTCGGATCGCTGATGTATTTAATTGAGGGGCCAAAATACGGCTTCACCACGCTGAATGCGTCGGTGTACTGGGCTATCGTGACGGTCACCACCGTGGGCTACGGCGATATTACCCCGCACACGCCGCTGGGGCGCATTGTGGCATCGGTGCTGATTCTGATTGGCTATTCGGTGATTGCTATCCCGACGGGGCTTATTACCACACACATGAGCAGCGCGTTTCAAAGCCGTCAGCAGCAGAGGAAGTGCCCGAATTGTCAGCAGGGGAGTCATGAGTACAGCGCACGGTTTTGTCACCGCTGTGGAAGTCACTTACCGGAGTAAATAAAAAAGGCTGCCATCGCAGCCTTTTTTATCACTCGCGCCACAAAATATGGCATAGCTTGTGGTCTTTCTCGCGACAGAGCAGTACGCGGGCGAAGATATCGTTAATTTCACCGCCATCTTCATCGGCAAGACCAATCACCACCTCGGCGAAGAAATCTGGATTGAGATCGAAATCGACATGTTCGGCCCAGTCTTCGGCCGGGTCGAACAGTTCGGCGCCGCCGCGCTCTTCGAACTGCAGATTAAAGAGGATCACGTCGGCCGGGTCGAGATTATCCACCGCCAGTTCGAGAAAAATGTCATAGGCCTGCTCGAGCGTTTCGTCTTCGGTCAGGCGATTATTCAGATCCATTTCCATGATGACTACCTGTTTAACATCGTTGGGCACGTTTTACAGCAACGGACTAAAGAAGTAAAACA
This region of Enterobacter cancerogenus genomic DNA includes:
- a CDS encoding YchE family NAAT transporter — its product is MIQTLFDFPTYFKFFIGLFALVNPVGIIPVFISMTSYQTAAARNKTNLTANLSVAIILLTSLYLGDAILQLFGISIDSFRIAGGILVVTIAMSMISGKLGEDKQNKQEKSETAIRESIGVVPLALPLMAGPGAISSTIVWGTRYHNVMHLIGFSVAIALFALCCWGVFRMAPWLVRLLGQTGINVITRIMGLLLMALGIEFIVTGIKSIFPGLLH
- the oppA gene encoding oligopeptide ABC transporter substrate-binding protein OppA, with the translated sequence MSIITKKSLVAAGILTALIAGNAAMAADVPAGVQLAEKQTLVRNNGAEVQSLDPHKIEGVPESNVNRDLFEGLLVTDVDGHPAPGVAEKWENKDFKVWTFHLRKDAKWSDGTPVTAEDFVYSWQRLANPNTASPYASYLQYGHIANIDDIITGKKPVTDLGVKAIDANTFEVTLSEPVPYFYKLLVHPSVSPVPKAAIEKFGEKWTQPANIVTNGAYKLKDWVVNERLVLERNTNYWDNAKTVINQVTYLPIASEVTDVNRYRSGEIDMTYNNMPIELFQKLKKEIPKEVHVDPYLCTYYYEINNQKAPFTDVRVRTALKLALDRDIIVNKVKNQGDLPAYSYTPPYTDGAKLTEPEWFKMTQEQRNAEAKKLLAEAGYTADKPLTFSLLYNTSDLHKKLAIAVASIWKKNLGANVKLENQEWKTFLDTRHQGTFDVARAGWCADYNEPTSFLNTMLSDSSNNTAHYKSPAFDKLIGDTLKTTDDAQRAELYSKAEQQLDKDSAIVPVYYYVNARLVKPWVGGYTGKDPMDNISVKNLYIIKH
- the oppB gene encoding oligopeptide ABC transporter permease OppB; translation: MLKFILRRCLEAIPTLFILITISFFMMRLAPGSPFTGERTLPPEVMANIEAKYHLNDPITTQYFNYLKQLAHGDFGPSFKYKDYSVNDLVASSFPVSAKLGAAAFILAVVLGVTAGVIAALKQNTRWDYAVMGVAMTGVVIPSFVVAPLLVMIFAITLKWLPGGGWNGGAIQFMILPMVALSLAYIASIARITRGSMIEVLHSNFIRTARAKGLPMRRIIFRHALKPALLPVLSYMGPAFVGIITGSMVIETIYGLPGIGQLFVNGALNRDYSLVLSLTILVGALTILFNAVVDVLYAVIDPKIRY
- the oppC gene encoding oligopeptide ABC transporter permease OppC, coding for MMLSKKNSEALENFSEKLEVEGRSLWQDARRRFMHNRAAVASLIVLVIIALFVTLAPMLSQFSYFDTDWGMMSSAPDMESGHYFGTDSSGRDLLVRVAIGGRISLMVGIAAALVAVILGTLYGSLSGYLGGKVDSVMMRLLEILNSFPFMFFVILLVTFFGQNILLIFVAIGMVSWLDMARIVRGQTLSLKRKEFIEAAQVGGVSTGNIVVRHIVPNVLGVVVVYASLLVPSMILFESFLSFLGLGTQEPLSSWGALLSDGANSMEVSPWLLLYPAGFLVVTLFCFNFIGDGLRDALDPKDR
- the oppD gene encoding ABC transporter ATP-binding protein, yielding MTIIETASMPQAQQQESILLDVKDLRVTFNTPDGDVTAVNDLNFSLRAGETLGIVGESGSGKSQTAFALMGLLAQNGRIGGSATFNGKEILNLPEQQLNTLRAEQISMIFQDPMTSLNPYMRVGEQLMEVLMLHKGLGKAEAFEESVKMLDAVKMPEARKRMRMFPHEFSGGMRQRVMIAMALLCRPKLLIADEPTTALDVTVQAQIMTLLNELKREFNTAIIMITHDLGVVAGICDKVLVMYAGRTMEYGKARDVFYQPAHPYSIGLLNAVPRLDAEGESLLTIPGNPPNLLRLPKGCPFQPRCPHAMEICNSAPPLEAFAPGRLRACYKPLEELV
- the oppF gene encoding murein tripeptide/oligopeptide ABC transporter ATP-binding protein OppF, with protein sequence MNAIDEKRNVLLEIADLKVHFDIKDGKQWFWQPSKTLKAVDGVTLRLYEGETLGVVGESGCGKSTFARAIIGLVKATDGKVAWLGKDLLGMKPDEWRAVRSDIQMIFQDPLASLNPRMTIGEIIAEPLRTYHPKMSRQEARDRVKAMMMKVGLLPNLINRYPHEFSGGQCQRIGIARALILEPKLIICDEPVSALDVSIQAQVVNLLQKLQREMGLSLIFIAHDLAVVKHISDRVLVMYLGHAVELGTYDEVYHNPLHPYTKALMSAVPVPDPDLEKNKTIQLLEGELPSPINPPSGCVFRTRCPIAGPECAKTRPVLEGSFRHAVSCLKVDPL
- a CDS encoding ion transporter, coding for MMSALIICEVNVSRLFTSARQRLYHLLFDPHTVSGRRFEGLCGLFALISVIIIFVESGAGTQYHLTFDEWHVFVWLELIVTLVFTLEFILRVACWPNPAKYVFSFWGFIDLATILPLYVMWLWPEISLNYVFAWRAMRAIRVLRILKLLRFMPSLRVFWVAIVSARHQLILFYSFIAIVMIVFGSLMYLIEGPKYGFTTLNASVYWAIVTVTTVGYGDITPHTPLGRIVASVLILIGYSVIAIPTGLITTHMSSAFQSRQQQRKCPNCQQGSHEYSARFCHRCGSHLPE
- a CDS encoding HI1450 family dsDNA-mimic protein gives rise to the protein MEMDLNNRLTEDETLEQAYDIFLELAVDNLDPADVILFNLQFEERGGAELFDPAEDWAEHVDFDLNPDFFAEVVIGLADEDGGEINDIFARVLLCREKDHKLCHILWRE